One window from the genome of Dermacentor silvarum isolate Dsil-2018 chromosome 7, BIME_Dsil_1.4, whole genome shotgun sequence encodes:
- the LOC119458280 gene encoding uncharacterized protein LOC119458280, with translation MQPVFNPFCFVVQALLSAWPPLPPDGSVAVVPLPSGIPVLPFPNVSLPLREHTATLTGFTRTVSSATASVTTTDLNAPPASFPFSGHGGAAAMQPVFNPFCFVVQVSKYPSLHAKRSHDVCLLLLPSPIVILDIVSECAHVVMLLLLAGDVETNPGPANDSDVLAAIATLSAKVDAGHAEMMQMLTEVRRNQEQLEQKVSDITTRLSAVESVVESFDSSRHDENLPGIVSSVMNETVILNSRLDELEDRSRRDNLIFYGLVDSPAETWAQSECHVRESLARILNLTFPDDRISRAHRLGTHVLGKTRPIIVKFGSSKLKDNILSQRSKFRGTGISVAEDFCRATRQCRKKLIEFGKNSGQQYTLRLNKLHINRKTYVYCPTTDQVCELHSGVAPVTNNNNRSSTGTSSAHAATS, from the coding sequence ATGCAGCCGGTTTTCAATCCTTTCTGCTTCGTTGTGCAGGCCTTGTTATCAGCATGGCCGCCCTTGCCGCCTGATGGATCAGTCGCTGTCGTACCATTACCTTCCGGGATACCGGTGCTGCCTTTTCCAAACGTTTCTTTGCCACTGAGGGAGCACACGGCAACATTGACGGGCTTCACCAGGACAGTGTCATCGGCAACGGCATCAGTCACCACCACAGATTTAAACGCACCGCCGGCATCGTTTCCCTTTAGTGGGCACGGAGGAGCAGCAGCTATGCAGCCGGTTTTCAATCCTTTCTGCTTCGTTGTGCAGGTCAGTAAATATCCCTCTTTACATGCTAAACGCTCACATGATGTTTGCCTGCTGCTCCTCCCAAGCCCAATAGTTATTTTGGATATTGTTAGTGAATGTGCGCATGTtgtcatgttgttgttgttggctgGCGACGTTGAAACGAATCCAGGGCCTGCCAATGATAGTGACGTTCTGGCTGCGATTGCCACATTGTCAGCAAAAGTCGATGCAGGTCATGCTGAGATGATGCAAATGCTAACCGAAGTAAGACGGAATCAAGAACAACTGGAACAAAAGGTGTCTGACATAACAACCAGACTTTCCGCGGTCGAATCCGTTGTTGAATCGTTTGATTCATCTCGGCATGACGAGAACCTACCTGGTATTGTGAGCAGTGTTATGAATGAAACTGTAATACTAAATTCACGACTCGATGAACTTGAGGATAGATCGCGACGTGACAATTTGATCTTTTACGGGCTTGTCGATAGTCCTGCGGAAACCTGGGCGCAGTCCGAGTGCCATGTTCGTGAGTCGCTCGCCCGTATTTTAAATCTTACGTTTCCTGATGACAGAATTTCACGCGCACACCGTCTGGGTACGCACGTCTTGGGCAAAACACGGCCAATAATAGTAAAATTTGGTTCCTCAAAACTGAAGGACAACATCCTTTCTCAGCGTTCAAAATTTCGCGGTACAGGCATATCTGTGGCTGAGGACTTTTGCCGAGCTACACGTCAATGTCGAAAGAAACTTATTGAATTCGGCAAGAATAGCGGCCAACAGTACACACTTCGTCTTAACAAACTGCATATAAATAGGAAAACCTACGTGTATTGTCCCACCACTGACCAGGTTTGCGAACTTCATTCAGGCGTGGCTCCTGTCACTAACAATAACAACCGTTCTTCCACAGGTACTAGCAGTGCACATGCAGCAACGTCATAG